From one Tsukamurella tyrosinosolvens genomic stretch:
- a CDS encoding ABC transporter permease — protein sequence MSLARPSLASVLREPLAGPLAALVVACVVFVILTPQFATGYNISLILQQSMVIGILAVAQSLIILTAGIDLSIGATCVLGTVVLAKVAGTDPVLAMVAALGVCVLIGAVNGALVTLLKLPPFIVTLGMFTIVAAATQLYAGSQTYRVADGPLTFLGKGFDVAGFPLTLGLLVLLIVYAATWYVLNRTATGRHVYAVGGNPVSASLAGIKTSKTIFGVYLVSGLIAAIAAWAALGRIPTADPNAFQTANLDTITAVVIGGTSLFGGRGSVLGTLVGALIVGVLRNGLTLVGIDNLYQNIATGVLVIAAVALDQISRRRLQ from the coding sequence GGCCCGGCCGTCCCTGGCGAGCGTCCTGCGGGAACCCCTCGCGGGGCCGCTCGCCGCCCTCGTCGTCGCGTGCGTGGTCTTCGTCATCCTCACGCCGCAGTTCGCGACGGGCTACAACATCTCGCTGATCCTGCAGCAGTCCATGGTGATCGGGATCCTCGCCGTCGCGCAGTCGCTCATCATCCTGACCGCCGGCATCGATCTGTCCATCGGCGCGACGTGCGTGCTCGGCACCGTCGTCCTGGCCAAGGTCGCGGGCACCGACCCCGTCCTCGCGATGGTGGCCGCGCTCGGCGTCTGCGTGCTGATCGGCGCGGTCAACGGCGCCCTCGTGACGCTGCTCAAGCTGCCGCCGTTCATCGTCACGCTCGGCATGTTCACCATCGTCGCCGCCGCGACCCAGCTGTACGCGGGATCGCAGACCTATCGGGTCGCCGACGGGCCACTCACCTTCCTGGGCAAGGGCTTCGACGTCGCCGGGTTCCCGCTCACGCTGGGCCTGCTGGTCCTGCTGATCGTCTACGCGGCGACCTGGTACGTGCTCAACCGCACCGCCACCGGGCGGCACGTCTACGCCGTGGGCGGCAACCCCGTCTCGGCGTCGCTCGCGGGCATCAAGACGTCCAAGACGATCTTCGGCGTGTACCTGGTGTCCGGGCTGATCGCCGCGATCGCGGCGTGGGCCGCGCTCGGCCGCATCCCCACCGCGGACCCGAACGCCTTCCAGACCGCCAACCTCGACACCATCACCGCGGTCGTCATCGGCGGCACCAGCCTCTTCGGCGGCCGCGGCTCGGTGCTGGGCACGCTGGTCGGCGCGCTCATCGTCGGTGTGCTGCGCAACGGCCTCACACTGGTGGGGATCGACAACCTCTACCAGAACATCGCGACCGGTGTGCTCGTGATCGCCGCCGTTGCGCTGGACCAGATCTCCCGCAGGAGGCTGCAGTGA